The sequence gccgggtgcgtgtgcatctctcacctggggaacacatggcaccaggatgcactatgggaagaagacgaggtggtggaggcagtgtcctgctttgggcaatgttctgctcggaaaccttgggtcctgccgtccatgtgaatgttactttgacacgtaccacctacctaagcattgctgtgttcacactgcacgatggatCGGTTTCACCCTCCGTGACTTCACAATAGAAAGAATCGCCACCAACTCTGTCTGCTCcgcaaactgcgtttcacaaccaAATGTACgtgagaaataataaggaaataacgcaaAATCACACGTGAGAACTGATGTgcctggtcaagcaaatgtttctgctttatttctctttaatgGAAttataaagcttatttattctgatataaattatatttaagatgtttttgtctgataaaaacctataaactgccctgtatctcgctctctcattggctgtaggtcatcaccGAGgaatttttcagtcagaactcctttcacactgcagactTTGAGTCCCAGGATTTTGAATCACTCATCAGCGATTCTCTCAGATCGCGTCTTTGGtaattcacactgcacgattgtCACTCGCGTGCACGAGCTCCGATTTGCCTCCGATTTCAGGCATTTGTCTGCGATTTTGCTAAACCTGTCAGTGACTGAAAATTAGGGCtaaaattgtgcagtgtgaacaaggcataacattaacCACAGacatttcctctgttctttcCTCCTGCTTCACACAATGCTTTAGGGTTTAGTGCAGAACATAAAACAGCACAAATAACcagacactacactactgaacacactgcactgtgccTGAATTCCACCCAGACCCACTAGATCCAAACTGACCACTGCCGAGGCCAGACTCCCCAGCATTAGCCAGGAGACAGTATGTGTCCACCAGGGAATTGAGATACTCCTTCACCTGCAAAAAACTCACATTTTTacactgacttttttttcctacttttgtgattatttgtattaatgaaCCTCATGCATCTGCATCCAACCTCCAAGCATCTGCCTCGAGACTAAAGGAAGTGATTTATGGGAATTGATTTCACAACAAGGAaacagttgattattttcctgtaacatcaCATGATGAAGTTTTGTATTTCTCCTACACCACAGTAATTTTCCAATgattacaaatttatttattaatattttgtacacatataGCTACGTTGCTATGTTAACctgtttctgttctctgtgGTCACTGTGGCATAAGTTGTGAAAAAACAAAGCGTCATGCAGAGATGTGGAAGTTCACTGGTGTGAAAACCACAGAGACTGGTCCACagatgtagaaaataaaaaaggatatcATCCTTCAACAcaacgagtgtgtgagtgtctgtgagaaAACACTACAGGACTGAACACTTGTTGGGTTTGACTGAACAAATCCTGATAATCCTCATTATTTTACCCAGAGAATATCAGGCTGTAGTGTGCAGTCAGACTTTACTGGATGTTTAACACTGAACTGTAGTCCTGATACCTGCCTTGTTTTTTACCTGTCTGGTTTTTCCCTGATTTCGTTTCCATTGcctttgttgtgtgtgtctgagtcgGTGATGTTTGTCCGGTCTCCTGATTCATGACCGTCGAGTCTAGAACATAAAAGTAGATCAACATCTGAACTGgtcatgtttgtgtctgttcCTTCACATTACATCAACATGCTTCTCATTAAAGAAATCAGGACCTTAACTGGATTTGTAGTTGGGCAGGTGATATGACAGAAATATCACAAATATCATGACTATCAAAGACATTGCAGAGGTGTGGACCGGACCTGGGTCTTCAGCAGGAGAACTTCTGTTCTACTCATGGTACACAGCTCCAGACCCAAAGGCAAGATAAAAATCAGACTGAGGATTTAATTAAGAGAATAACTAAAGCTAACTAACAGAGAAGTACACTAAGGAAAAAGGAAACAACTGgaaaactgaacacacaaaccAAAACCATGAGACTGGGGACTCAAACACAAACTAGTACTGATTAACAAAGACTCAGCAAAGACTAACACAAAACAAcaggtatatacagtatagaggAAGCAATCAGGAGAACCTGAGGGACACATGTGcattggggtgggggtggggggtacaGGATACAGGATCGGGGTGGACAAACACACGTggaaacacaaaacataaactAAAGCACATgctacaaaaacacaacagtgaCAGATAAAGTCCTGCTAGGTCCCCATCAGGTGGTCTGACAGGAAAATGTCCAAGCAGTCTATGACAACagtgctgattggtcagaaggtgttattATCAGCTCATGCACTGGGATGTGTAATTTTGATAACATAATAAATCATTGAGTAACAGATTTAACAGTACAGTAAACTTTTCTGTAGGAGATTCCAGTTCAAGTCCAAAAAATTATTCTTAAAAGTGTATCTGTATTCTGTACACAAATGGTTTTACTGTTAAACATTTAGGAAACGGTCACTGATATGGGACGTTAGCTGATGATAGAAAGCAGAAAGCTCAGTGAATTTATTCAATTCATCTACATACATCAGTTCCATGTGATAGTTTGTTTTCTCACATCCAACATGATTTCCTCTTATTCACTAATATTCTACTGCACTCTAGTCATGCTAAATTAGTCATGATAATTAGCATTAGACATACAAATTGCTAAGTGTGACTAGCGCTGCAGAATCTAGTAGTTACTCAGTGGTTTGACGTGTTATACAGAAGTGTTACAGTCTCACACGtcctacacatacactcattaaAGATGGAAGTGAGAAATTTCATTGATTATTATTAAGTCTCTGTTATACACACTTTAGTGATGAAtacaacattatttatttatttatttatttatttatttttgtgagaGGTTAGTTTCATAAAATGGCCGCCTCTGACTCCATTTCCCATCAGCCACCACCACTTCTAATCCTCTGACTCCTGATTAAACTCCAGTTTTCAGTTTCCTGCTGATTAGTTTGGTTATTTCTAACCTGCTGCTTGTTaagtctctggtgtgtgtttgtgtttctcgtggttttgttttgttcattttataaattgtttgttttgttctgaaTTAAAATAATCTGCACTTGATTCAGTCTCGACGCCACTGATGTTTATTTTCAGATGATTTTACACaggatttatttttgctttcatATTTCCAGTGTggttttaaacacaaacatgttgaAATGTAACTTTACATGTTTTTCACACACGTGATTATGTTTAAAAAGTCTACAAGGTCTCTCATTCTCACCTGTAGTCCTGATACCTGAAGATCCTTCATCATCTTCTACACTGGTCATGAGAATGGTGTTTGGAGAAGCTCCATGTTCACTCTGAGTCACTCTGGTGCTGGTCACTCTTGCTGTAGTCGTCTGTGTGGACTGGTTCTTCTGTGTGGACTGGTTCTTCTGTGTGGACTGGTTCTTCTGTGTGGACTGGTTCTCCTCTCCTACTCTCTCTGTAGGAATATAACTGAGTGTGAATACATTATTGAGAATGAACAGATGATGTGTTctgaacagatacagatatgaaCTGGTATTGCTGTGTGACTGTGGACTGGAATCCTGCtgaacacaatacaatattCACTCAAGTGGGACGACTTttatgtgagtgttagtgaTCAGAGGACAAACTACACAAaccaccatcattattactCAAATAATATTCATATCTGTTTAGATAAACACTTTATCTGTTTACTCTGAATGATTTTATCATGATGTATAACATGTAATGTAAAAATGTCTGTAAGTATCATGAGGTGATATTTGTGTCATCACACAGCCctaatacacacaatcacattactACACTCTTATTCACTCTTATATTTCCAGTTTGGTTTTAATTCATGTACAAACTGAAATCCTCTAAAACTGAAGCACTGTTAGTCATATCAGCTTCATGTTTTAATCCACATTAACCACCAACATTAACCACAGacatttcctctgttctttcCTCCTGCTTCACACAATGCTTTAGGGTTTagtgcagaaaataaaacagcacaaataaccagacactacactactgaacacactgcaTGTTCACACTCTGACTACACTTAGAACACtgctgttgtgtgtaatgtcttaCATTGTGTTTATTGCattgttcagatgtgtgtattatattttgtgcactgctggtttttacactacattttgttgtggtagtgatttctgtgtgtgtgtgtgtgtgtgtctgtgtgtgtgtgtgtgtgtgtgtgtctgtgtgtgtgtgtgttctcagtctGTATTTCACTCTACTGTAGActtacaatgacaataaacctctctaatctaatctctatCAGAGAAAGATTCACAAACAGCTGTAACCATGGTAacatgtaatacacacacacacacatacacacacctgtgtgaaagGAGAACAATGCAAAATCACACAGTTATGGACATTACACCCACCTTTTAACGGAGTGACCGTCAGATTGACCACAGGAACAGTGTTACAGAAGTAAATCCCCGAGTCTGAGGGAGACACTCTCTTTATCAGCAGTGATAAATCACTTAACACACTGTATCTGTGATCTGGATCAGGTCTGTGTTTAACAGTGATGTCTCCATGTTCAGCAGTGAGGATGGAGCTTCTCCCTTCATCAAGACCTTTATCCCAAATCACTTTACCATCATTTTCACAGTAGAGAAACGTGTTATTCCCCTCTGTGAGACTCTGATTCAAGACggctgtaaaaacaaaaatacacacagaaatGTGATCAGCAGAACATGACAAGAatatcaccatagcaaccatcttcagattttacacaaaattataaataatcataaatacAAGACTCTTCATGTGCTTTACATCCTGATAATGTTGATGTTTATAATTCATAAAGTTTCCATTAATAATAACATCCATTAATTCCATTAATAactacggtgtgtgtgtgtgtgttacattaacaTACTGAGTAACAGGGTGGTTTGataaagcagagttactgttagcaacctgaagtggattattttcctgtaaccaTTAATCCAcgtccccaagtgttttattccttttataccccaatttttatttattaaagaattacaGCTGACTTTCTCCATTTAAAGTTTCATGTTAATGTTGCAGAATATCAGAGAAAtgagttacttcctgttctcactaacattacagcagctataatcAGTCAAATCCctcagaaaacttcaccataacCGTTCCACATGTTCTTTAATCTGTGATGGAGCTGTGAGTTCATTAACGATAACGTATCAGAATGAGAACATTGATCTAAACCTACATCAGTGGGAACGTGTGCTGTGTATAAAGTGTCTTGTGGTTTACTCACCGCTGTGAGCCGTgtgtacagagacacagagcagGAGACAGGTTACAGAGAGAACCCTCATCATCTACTGTCTTTAGGAAACTGACCTGAGAGGGTTTGGGGTTGAGTTTTCAAACCAGTAagaggaagtgacatcacacaGACTGCTGCACTGTGTCTAAAGAACAACATTCTGCTGGTGCTTCTGCTGAGCTTCATGTCTTATTTTTACATAAagcttttaaatgatttttgtttccagaatacagaaaaaaacaagatttcaaaaagtc comes from Hemibagrus wyckioides isolate EC202008001 linkage group LG14, SWU_Hwy_1.0, whole genome shotgun sequence and encodes:
- the LOC131365077 gene encoding uncharacterized protein LOC131365077; this encodes MRVLSVTCLLLCVSVHTAHSAVLNQSLTEGNNTFLYCENDGKVIWDKGLDEGRSSILTAEHGDITVKHRPDPDHRYSVLSDLSLLIKRVSPSDSGIYFCNTVPVVNLTVTPLKERVGEENQSTQKNQSTQKNQSTQKNQSTQTTTARVTSTRVTQSEHGASPNTILMTSVEDDEGSSGIRTTDSTVMNQETGQTSPTQTHTTKAMETKSGKNQTGDQMIPKKEVYCLASHP